DNA from bacterium:
GAGTCAACGGCGCCTAATTTTAATGCCTGTTGCAATTTTTCTTCTCGGCGGCCAATACCAATTATATTTTGAACTAAATTAGCCTTTTTTAAAGCCAATCCTAATGAGCCACCAATTAATCCGACGCCAATTATGGCTATTGATTTTATCCCTTCCATCTCACTATCCCCTGCTCTTTCTCTCATAGAGCTTCAAACACCTCAATATTAGATAAACCTATGTTACTACCAATTGCCTCATCAACGGTAAATTTTAACCAGGTAATATTGCGTGGTTTAAAAGTAAAGGTATTTCCCGTCTCATTATTTGATAAAGCACTTATGGGAATAGAACTACCATCACTAAAACTCATAGTTCCTTTTATTATCCTTTCACTATAGTCCTGTCTATCATATAAAATCACCCGATTTACCAAATGAGGTTCTTTCCAGGTTAATTTAAGATATGGTCTTGAAACTGAACCCGTTGATACCCATTTATCAAGGTTGCCTTTATCCTTTGTTTGCCCATTGCGAACAATTCCTGATGAGACTGAAATACTTGCATATTGAGCAATGTTAGCTGGATAAACCTCAAATTCTGCTAAACCACTATTCAACCCCTTGCAGGAGTCTATTACAAATTTGACCCATGAAATTCTCTTTGGTGGAAAAGTAATAACTGCTTCTGCACTATTGTTTGGAAGTGCCCCAACCTTTATTTTTAATGTCTTATCGCTAAAAATAAGAGTCCCTCCAGTTATCCAGTCATCCAGATTCATTCTATCACGCAAAATTATTTTATCTATCAAATATGGCTTACCCCAATCTAACTTAATCCATGCACCCGTTCCTTCTGAATTACTTACCCATTCACCGAGATAGTTTTCAGGGTTGTAAAAAACATCAACTATTCCATCAACGGCTTTAGTCCCTAATTGGGTAGTAGAGGTATTTTCTGATGAAACAGTAACAGTAGATAGAAAAGCAATATTTGAAAAATCACGCACCCAAAAGATTTCATCAGATTTAACAAATGAATAATGAAAGTCGTTGACTTTAGATGTATGACAATGAATTGCCTTATACTTTAAATTTACCGTTGGGTCATTGAGGGGAGTTTTAAGCATAGCGGGTGGAACAGGTATATGATGAATATCAGACCCTTTTCGAGGTGTCAGTATCCCAAGCGTAGTTGGACAGGTAAAGGGGACAACTTGATGGACATCTAAATTTCTCGCAGGCCATTTGTCATCTCCACTCACTGAATGCACAATAGCCTCATAAAGTTTTGGAGAATAGGAAGGCATTTGCCTTTTTATCGACACTATTGATTCCACAACAAATTGATGAACTCCCTGATGGTCACGATGTAAATCATCTAATCTTGTAGTATAGATAGTTTCTGGTAATTCTTCTTTTAATATTGATTCAATAGCTTTTTTAAGATTCTTTTTGGTAAGTAATGCTGGTTCGCCAAACTTAGTTGTAAAGTAATCAGGATCGTCAGGTAATCCATAAGTATAATTCCAATTTTCTTTATGAGGTAAGTAAATTAGCACATTTTCATTAGATTTAT
Protein-coding regions in this window:
- a CDS encoding PIG-L family deacetylase, coding for MFLSFDYKMVKIRTFFLCWFLLITGNCFSKNIVVFSPHPDDEVLMTAGIINCAVNDGDRIKVVIVTNGDPDTKEQGPIALQESINGLAVLGLNPKDIYFLGYRAATIRDLFNKSNENVLIYLPHKENWNYTYGLPDDPDYFTTKFGEPALLTKKNLKKAIESILKEELPETIYTTRLDDLHRDHQGVHQFVVESIVSIKRQMPSYSPKLYEAIVHSVSGDDKWPARNLDVHQVVPFTCPTTLGILTPRKGSDIHHIPVPPAMLKTPLNDPTVNLKYKAIHCHTSKVNDFHYSFVKSDEIFWVRDFSNIAFLSTVTVSSENTSTTQLGTKAVDGIVDVFYNPENYLGEWVSNSEGTGAWIKLDWGKPYLIDKIILRDRMNLDDWITGGTLIFSDKTLKIKVGALPNNSAEAVITFPPKRISWVKFVIDSCKGLNSGLAEFEVYPANIAQYASISVSSGIVRNGQTKDKGNLDKWVSTGSVSRPYLKLTWKEPHLVNRVILYDRQDYSERIIKGTMSFSDGSSIPISALSNNETGNTFTFKPRNITWLKFTVDEAIGSNIGLSNIEVFEAL